Proteins from one Setaria italica strain Yugu1 chromosome V, Setaria_italica_v2.0, whole genome shotgun sequence genomic window:
- the LOC101780830 gene encoding uncharacterized protein LOC101780830, protein MATEVCRPHNILLPAPHRIRPAASSHRRPSSNNPAGGATRRSPPACRRHHGRKAASRPAAEVYAGPAFSTSPEPSALPLPQFPVKKAAAAVAAVDDAATRDLRRILRLE, encoded by the coding sequence ATGGCCACCGAGGTTTGTCGCCCGCACAACATCCTCCTGCCGGCGCCGCACCGGATCCGGCCAGCGGCGTCGTCACACCGGAGACCGAGCAGCAACAACCCCGCGGGGGGCGCCACCAGGAGGTCCCCGCCGGCCTGCCGGAGACACCACGGCAGGAAGGCAGCGTCGAGGCCCGCGGCGGAGGTGTACGCCGGGCCGGCGTTCTCGACGTCCCCCGAGCCGAGCGCCCTTCCGCTGCCGCAGTTCCCCGTCAagaaggccgcggcggccgtcgccgccgtcgacgacgccgCGACGCGCGACCTCAGGCGCATCCTGCGGCTGGAGTAG
- the LOC111257329 gene encoding uncharacterized protein LOC111257329, with protein sequence MGKKPENTQGQAAATSKVRSKSKKGKELALPAPKCGPTNQIASPPPGITWQHSVMKEPAVQALVDAKLLQLKLQIEWRPAFGNAWQFEEHPKEIVMLAHFIERGLAVPTSDFFRGILGFYNLQLVYLNPNGMLHMAIFVHLCEVYLGVPPSLELFRKLFRCKLQPSATKTEVFGGAGFQLRNSSAYLEYVLPDSHGDWKKRWFYIGNHDPVLPVVTRHASKHVENWLIGKADDSTHGGDEATSGEVVATAKDTVVSVTTVEELQVGVPLVKLGIAVSESVVLAPAGPELAALVSVGPELAALAPAGLELAAGGASKVTDVAKTPVVAAGALLSNVIAGGFCEDIVRDPVVPSTQLAVTGKKRVRLPPRSSRDAEDTIPVDAEVESGVPTTLSGPLVDLTMDDAPEVDTNRLGATISMLQEVIRSVESHAVPSSFGGVPSSMTVGGTLALVDMTKVDEVGAQGAVLGGAPGPQIAKDTKGPVQCSSYRRSRSFEELFRAFRTYMTEPKEMLGPSRSEMILCNEWRN encoded by the exons atggggaagaaaccggaAAATACCCAGGGTCAAGCTGCGGCGACCAGTAAGGTTAGATCCAAATCCAAAAAGGGGAAAGAGCTTGCACTGCCGGCGCCGAAGTGTGGCCCGACAAACCAGATTGCATCGCCACCGCCTGGGATCACCTGGCAgcactctgtgatgaaggaaccggcggttcaggctttggttgatgctaaGCTTCTTCAGTTGAAGCTTCAAAttgagtggaggcctgcttttggcaatgcgtggcaatttgaggagcaCCCGAAGGAGATTGTTATGCTTGCACACTTCATCGAGAGAGGACTGGCGGTGCCCacttccgacttcttcagaggtattctcgggtTCTACAATCTTCAGTTAGTttacttgaaccccaatggcaTGCTCCATATGGCTATCTTCGTTCATTTGTGTGAAGTGTACCTGGGTGTCCCGCCTAGTCTTGAGCtttttaggaagttgtttcgctGTAAGCTGCAGCCTAGTGCCACTAAGACGGAGGTTTTTGGAGGGGCTGGGTTTCAGCTTaggaactcgagtgcttatCTCGAGTATGTTTTGCCTGACTCTCATGGTGActggaagaagagatggttttatattggaaACCATGATCCTGTGTTACCAGTAGTCACTAGACATGCTTCAAAGCATGTGGAGAATTGG TTGATTGGGAAGGCTGACGACTCGACTCATGGGGGTGACGAAGCTACTTCTGGTGAGGTAGTCGCTACTGCCAAGGACACTGTTGTCAGTGTCACGACTGTTGAAGAGTTGCAGGTGGGGGTGCCGCTTGTAAAATTGGGGATAGCAGTCTCTGAGTCTGTAGTTCTGGCACCGGCGGGTCCCGAGTTGGCAGCTTTGGTATCGGTAGGTCCTGAGTTAGCAGCCTTGGCGCCGGCAGGTCTCGAGTTGGCAGCCGGGGGTGCTTCTAAAGTGACTGATGTTGCGAAGACACCTGTAGTTGCTGCTGGTGCTTTGTTATCCAATGTTATCGCCGGTG GATTTTGCGAGGATATCGTTCGTGatcctgtggtgccgagtactcaaCTGGCAGTCACTGGGAAaaaacgtgtgcgattgccgccgcGGTCATCTCG GGATGCTGAGGATACCATTCCTGTGGACGCAGAAGTGGAGTCTGGTGTTCCGACTACACTTTCTGGTCCCTTGGTTGATTTGACGATGGATGACGCACCCGAGGTTGACACAAACcgtcttggtgccactatctccatgcttcaagaagttatcCGCTCAGTGGAGAGCCATGCAGTCCCTTCGAGTTTTGGGGGTGTGCCGTCTTCAATGACTGTTGGTGGTACCCTGGCTTTAGTTGATATGACTAAAGTGGATGAGGTTGGCGCACAAG GGGCTGTTTTGGGTGGTGCTCCGGGGCCTCAGATTGCTAAGGATACTAAAGGTCCAGTGCAGTGCTCGAGCTACCGTCGGAGTCGAAGTTTTGAAGAGCTAttcagagctttcag GACCTATATGACAGAGCCCAAAGAAATGCTTGGGCCCTCCAGGAGCGAAATGATACTGTGCAACGAGTGGCGCAACTAG